A genomic stretch from Planctomycetaceae bacterium includes:
- a CDS encoding DUF1559 domain-containing protein codes for MRCHQRIARHWDSQPESRKGFTLIELLVVIAVISVLIAILLPAVQQARAAARKTQCQNNLKQIGLALHQFHDTNGAFPPARLVLDGVRTLSSDGTTSGMDEPSWLIRILPHLEQAALYEEWDLYKPFGSHPLSTRQKVVQTFLCPERHAGTSPVAPDSSVVITLPCGCPGGAQHIPGGAVVDYVGNHGDISPGANGRATDFYWGGRGTGVIISSHPRLKGSDVVAGWVDQIAIRDVSDGTSNTLLVGEPYIPEGELTKSPYNGPAYFGRHFQNFTRIGGPGLPLAHNSRDQRGTLYSFGSAHNGVVQFALADGSVRGVSTSISTSLLANLCNRRDGVRVGGF; via the coding sequence ATGCGATGCCACCAAAGAATTGCGCGTCATTGGGACTCCCAACCTGAATCTCGGAAGGGTTTCACTCTGATCGAACTACTGGTCGTGATCGCGGTTATTTCCGTCTTGATTGCCATCCTATTGCCAGCTGTGCAGCAGGCCCGCGCCGCGGCACGTAAGACTCAATGCCAGAACAATCTGAAGCAAATTGGTCTCGCTCTGCATCAATTTCACGACACCAACGGAGCATTCCCCCCAGCTCGACTTGTGCTTGACGGCGTCAGGACGCTTTCTTCAGATGGTACAACCAGCGGTATGGATGAACCATCCTGGTTGATACGTATTCTGCCACACCTTGAACAAGCCGCTCTTTACGAAGAATGGGATTTGTATAAGCCGTTCGGTTCTCATCCGCTTAGTACGCGGCAAAAAGTGGTTCAGACATTCCTGTGCCCGGAGCGGCATGCCGGAACTTCGCCAGTAGCGCCTGATTCGTCCGTTGTCATTACGCTTCCTTGTGGTTGCCCCGGCGGAGCTCAGCACATCCCTGGTGGCGCTGTTGTTGATTATGTTGGGAATCATGGGGACATCTCACCGGGGGCCAATGGGCGCGCGACAGACTTCTACTGGGGAGGGCGTGGTACCGGTGTCATTATTTCAAGCCATCCCAGGCTGAAAGGCAGTGACGTGGTCGCCGGATGGGTAGACCAGATTGCAATTCGCGATGTGTCCGACGGTACTTCAAACACACTGCTCGTCGGAGAACCCTATATTCCCGAAGGCGAACTGACGAAAAGCCCATACAACGGTCCGGCATACTTTGGTCGCCACTTTCAAAACTTCACCCGGATCGGTGGCCCCGGTTTACCACTTGCTCACAACTCAAGAGACCAGCGAGGCACCCTGTATTCCTTTGGCAGTGCGCACAACGGAGTCGTGCAGTTTGCATTAGCAGATGGCAGTGTGCGGGGAGTGTCAACGTCCATCAGCACCAGCCTGCTGGCGAATTTGTGCAACCGTCGGGACGGTGTCCGTGTCGGTGGATTCTGA
- a CDS encoding carboxypeptidase regulatory-like domain-containing protein — protein MKISQILCISVCLGLVTGCGESRIPTYPIVGKVVFDDGTPVRTGTVEFSSVEHALTATGTIRDDGSFVVGTYDSKDGACAGEHSVIVMQLIVNDGTVKHSMDHGKPVDPVFASYNTSPLTAKVAAREENAITLTVTPSREVY, from the coding sequence TTGAAAATCTCTCAAATCCTCTGTATTTCCGTTTGTCTCGGCTTAGTCACTGGTTGCGGGGAAAGCCGAATTCCTACTTATCCGATCGTTGGCAAAGTCGTGTTTGATGATGGCACTCCGGTTCGAACCGGGACCGTTGAGTTTTCATCAGTGGAACATGCACTGACTGCAACCGGAACCATTCGTGACGACGGAAGCTTCGTGGTCGGCACATACGACAGCAAAGATGGCGCCTGCGCTGGGGAACACAGCGTTATCGTCATGCAGCTTATCGTCAACGACGGTACAGTCAAACACTCGATGGATCACGGCAAACCTGTTGACCCGGTGTTCGCTTCCTATAACACGAGTCCGCTGACCGCGAAGGTCGCGGCCAGAGAAGAAAACGCAATTACATTGACCGTTACACCCAGCAGAGAGGTGTACTGA